The Arachis duranensis cultivar V14167 chromosome 2, aradu.V14167.gnm2.J7QH, whole genome shotgun sequence genome has a window encoding:
- the LOC107474610 gene encoding L-galactono-1,4-lactone dehydrogenase, mitochondrial has product MLRALLLKRALRLPHHRYHHHFHSHPHPLRTLPSTTIHQYLRRFSSLPPEPSTDDQTLKYLGYGALLLFCGAATYYSFPFPDNAQHKKAQIFRYAPLPEDLHTVSNWSGTHEVQTRNFQQPETLKQLEDIVKEAHEKRTRIRPVGSGLSPNGIGLSRAGMVNLALMDKVLDVDKKSKTVRVQAGIRVQQLVDGIKDHGLTLQNFASIREQQIGGIIQVGAHGTGARLPPIDEQVIALKLVTPAKGTIEISKEKDPELFYLARCGLGGLGVVAEVTLQCVDRQELVEHTAISSINEIKKNHKKLLSENKHVKYLHIPYTDSVVVVRCNPVSKWGPPKFKPKYTKDEAIQHVRDLYRESLKNYGAYGSKGSSSGDSEQNIDEFSFTELRDKLIALDPLNKEHIIKVNQAEAEFWKKSEGYRVGWSDEILGFDCGGQQWVSETCFPAGKLASPSMKDLEYIEELKKLIEKEDIPAPAPIEQRWTASSKSPLSPASSPFEDDIFSWVGIIMYLPTTDARQRKEITEEFFHYRHLTQEKLWDQYSAYEHWAKIEVPKDKEELAALQARIRQRFPVDAYNKARKELDPNKILSNNMLDKIFAESNTL; this is encoded by the exons ATGCTGAGAGCTCTGCTTCTCAAACGCGCCCTTCGTCTCCCCCATCACCGTTACCATCACCACTTCCACTCACATCCCCACCCTCTCCGAACCCTCCCCTCCACCACCATCCACCAGTACCTACGCCGCTTCTCCTCCTTACCACCGGAGCCCTCCACTGATGACCAAACCCTAAAGTACCTCGGCTACGGCGCCCTCCTCCTCTTCTGCGGCGCCGCCACCTACTACTCCTTTCCTTTTCCCGACAACGCGCAGCACAAGAAGGCGCAGATCTTCCGCTACGCCCCGTTGCCGGAGGACCTCCACACCGTCTCCAACTGGAGCGGGACCCACGAGGTCCAGACTCGCAACTTCCAACAGCCCGAGACCCTGAAGCAGCTGGAGGACATCGTCAAGGAGGCCCACGAGAAGAGGACTCGCATTCGGCCTGTCGGTTCGGGCCTATCTCCCAACGGCATCGGGCTGTCGCGGGCCGGAATGGTAAACCTTGCATTGATGGATAAGGTGCTGGATGTGGACAAGAAGAGCAAGACTGTGAGGGTTCAAGCTGGGATCAGGGTGCAGCAGCTTGTGGATGGAATCAAGGACCATGGCCTTACCCTTCAGAATTTTGCTTCCATTAGGGAGCAACAAATTGGTGGCATCATTCAG GTTGGTGCACATGGAACTGGTGCAAGATTGCCTCCAATTGACGAGCAGGTGATTGCCTTGAAATTGGTGACCCCTGCCAAGGGGACAATTGAGATCTCGAAAGAGAAGGATCCAGAGCTGTTTTATCTTGCTCGTTGTGGTCTCGGGGGACTTGGAGTTGTGGCTGAAGTCACCCTTCAGTGTGTCGATCGACAGGAGCTTGTGGAGCACACAGCTATCTCATCTATAAATGAGATAAAGAAAAATCACAA GAAACTGCTGTCTGAAAATAAGCATGTCAAGTACCTTCATATCCCATATACTGACTCTGTTGTGGTTGTGAGATGCAATCCAGTTTCAAAGTGGGGCCCTCCCAAGTTTAAACCAAAATATACCAAAGATGAAGCGATTCAACATGTACGTGACCTTTATAGGGAGTCCCTCAAAAACTACGG AGCATATGGATCTAAGGGTAGTTCATCAGGTGACAGTGAACAGAACATAGATGAGTTTTCTTTTACAGAATTAAGAGATAAGCTAATTGCATTGGATCCTCTTAATAAGGAACACATAATCAAAGTCAATCAAGCTGAGGCAGAGTTCTGGAAGAAGTCAGAAGGATATAGAGTTGGATGGAGTGATGAAATACTGGGCTTCGATTGTGGAGGCCAACAGTGGGTGTCGGAGACATGCTTCCCTGCAGGAAAACTAGCTAGCCCAAGCATGAAAGACCTTGAATACATTGAAGAGTTGAAGAAACTCATAGAGAAGGAAGACATACCGGCTCCTGCACCAATTGAGCAGCGATGGACAGCTAGCAGTAAGAGTCCCCTGAGTCCTGCTTCAAGCCCATTCGAagatgatatattttcttgg GTTGGTATTATCATGTACCTCCCAACCACGGATGCTCGCCAGAGGAAGGAGATAACCGAAGAATTCTTTCATTACCGACATTTAACTCAGGAAAAATTGTGGGATCAGTACTCTGCTTATGAACACTGGGCTAAGATTGAG GTTCCAAAGGACAAGGAAGAGCTTGCAGCTCTCCAAGCACGGATAAGACAGCGGTTTCCAGTGGATGCATACAATAAAGCGAGAAAGGAATTGGACCCCAACAAGATCCTATCAAATAACATGCTGGATAAGATCTTTGCAGAATCAAACACACTATAA